DNA from Amorphoplanes friuliensis DSM 7358:
TGCGGCACCAGCCACTGGTACTGGTGGGCGCCGCCCTCGTGGAACTGCTCCCCCGCCGCGATCGGGTCGTACGGCGTGAGCCAGGTCCCGTCGACGGTCCGCGGCCGGAACTGCTGGATCGAGGAGTCCCACAGGTTGCGGTACCACTGGCCGCGGCCCGCGAAGAGTTTCGCGTCGGCCTCCTTGCCGAGCCCCTCGGCCATCAGCGCCAGGGAGGCGTCGGCGGCGGCGTACTCGAGGGTCGCGGACGCCGGGTGGTCGCAGTCGTTGTCGCCGCCCTTGTCGACACAGTCCTTGCCCAGCTCGAGCCCGGACGGGATGTAACCGCGGTCGGCGTAGTAGTCCTGACCGGTACGGCCGTTGTAGGGCGAGTCCGCCGGTGGCTGCGCGGTGGCGTTCTTGCGCAGCAGTGCGTACGCCTCTTCCTCGTACCCGGAGAGCAGGCCCTTGGACCAGGCCTCGACGAGGAAGGGGGTGACCGGGTCGCCGGTCATGATGTTGGTCTCGCTGTTGGCGAGCGCCCAGCGCGGCAGCCAGCCGCCGTCCCGCCCGATCGCGACCACGGAGAGCGCCACGTTGCGGGCGACGTCGGGTGCGAGCATCTCCAGCAGCTGGTTCTGCGGGCGGTAGGTGTCCCAGAGCGAGAAGTTCTGGTACGGCGTGTAGCCCTGCGCGGTGTGCACCTCGCGGTCGAAGCCGACGTAGCGGCCGTCGACGTCACCGGCGAGGTTCGGGTGCAGCAGCGAGTGGTAGAGCGCGGTGTAGAAGGCGCTGCGCCGGTCGGCGGCTCCCCCGTCGATCTTGATGCGGTCGAGCTCGCCCGCCCAGGTGGCCCGCAGCTTCGCGCGGGTGGCGTCGAAGTCGTAGGAGTCGGCCGTCTCGGCGGTGAGGTTCTTCCGCGCGCCCTCGGGGCCGGTGTAGGACAGGGCGACCTTGACGACGACGTCGCGGTCCTGGGTGGCGTCGAAGGTGACCCAGGCGCCGTTCCCGCCGGTGCCGGACGCGTCCTTGCCGCCGGGGGTCAGTGTCGAGCCGCGCCAGGTGCCGGTCGTGCTGAACGGCCGGTCGAAGCTCGCCGTGAAGTAGACGGTGTGGTCGTCCTTGCCGGCGCAGAAGTTGCCGGCGTGGACCCGGCCCTCGACCGTCCGGTCATCCACGACGTGGATCTCGGAGTCGAAGACGGACTGGTTGGCCTTGCCGGTGTTGAACAGGACGTTCGCTGCGCCCGTCTCCGGGAACGTGTAACGCTGCCAGCCGGTGCGCGGCGTCGCCGTCAGCTCGGCCTTCGTCTGATATTTCGACAGGCCGACGCGGTAGTAGCCCGGCTCGGCGTCCTCTTCGTCGTGCGAATAGGGAGACCTGTACGCGTTCGGGTCCGAGGTGGTGACGGCGCCCGTGGTCGGCAGCATCGGCAGCTCACCCGCGACGCCGCAGCCGACACCCGAGAGGTGCGTCTGGCTGAAGCCGTAGATGCTGGACTGCTGGTAGTCGTAGCCGCCCTGGCCGCCGGTGTCCGGACTGACCTGGACCATCCCGAACGGCGCACTCGCACCCGGGAAGGTGTTGCCGAAGTTCTGGGTCCCGACGAACGGGTGCACCAGATCCACGGGGTCGTCCTCGGCGGCTCTCGCCTGCGCGGGGCTCGCATACAGCGCGGAGGCGGCCAGCAGAACCGCGACCAGGAACCGACGGGTCATCGACAAACCTCCGGTTAACGACGTCATCGTCCGGTGACAACGTTGTCACGTGTCAGTGACCCGTGTCAATGAAATCCCAGCTCCGGGCACCCGAGTTGCACCCGCGTCCGCCTCATGTCAGGCCGTCCGGACCCGATCTCTGCTGGTACGACCACCCTGCCCAGGGCGGATCACCGACCGGAGATGAGCTGATGGCAGCCAGCAAGCAATCGCCGGCGCCGCCCGGAGCCACGGAGCGGCGCACGTCCAGCGCCGTACGACGCTGGGCCCGGATCTGCATCGCCGTGGCCGTCGTGGTCGCCACCTTCGGCGTGGTGCTCAGCACCGGTGCCGGCGGGGCCGTGGTCTCGAAGACGATCTCCAACCTCGGCCTCTGCCTCGCCGCTGTCTCCGCCGCTGTCGCCTGCCTCTTCCGGGCCGCGCTGTTCCGCGGGCGGATGCGGGCCGGCTGGGCCCTCGTCGGTCTCGGCGTCCTGTCCTGGGGTGTCGGCCAGATGGCGGCCGTCTGGCTGGACACCTTCACCGGCTCGGTCCCGCTGCCGTCGCAGGCCGACATCGGCTACCTGGGCATGATCCTGCTGGCCTCGGCCGGGCTGCTCGTGCTGCCGGTCGCCGCGCAGGCCCTCGCCAACCGCGCCCGCAGTGTGCTCGACGGCCTGATGGTCGCCGCGTCGCTGGTCCTGATGGCCTGGATCTTCGTCATCGAGCCGCTGATCGAGGCGGGTGGCGACAGCGCCCTCGCGCTCTACGTCAGCCTCGCGTACCCGCTCGGCGACGTCGTCATGGTCACCATCGTGGTCTACATGCTCGCCCTGCAGCGGCGGCGTGGGCGCAACTTCGCCCACCTCGCCCTGGTCGGCGCCGGCATCGCTGCCTTCTCCATCTCCGACATCGGGTACGCGTACCTGAGCCTGATCGGGGCGTACCACTCCGGTGGGGTCACCGACATCGGCTGGTTCGCGGGCTTCTCGCTGATCCTGCTGGCCGCCACGAAGCCGGTCGACACGGGCGCCACCGCCCCCTCCGCGGAGGTCGCCGACACCGAGGGCGGACAGCCGTTCGGTGTGCTGCTGCCGTACGTGGCCGTGCTCGCCGCCCTGCTGACCAGCGTCGTGTGGTTCGCCCGGACCGGGCAGAGCAGCGCGTTCGTCGCGTACACGCGGTCGGCCCTGATCCTGCTGATCGTCGGCCGGCAGCTGCTCACCCTGCTGGAGAACCGCAACCTCACCCGTAACCTGGAGACCCGCGTCGCCGACCGCACCGCCGAGCTCTACGCCAGCGAGCAGCGCTTCCACGCCCTCGTGCAGCACAGCTCCGACGTGGTGACCGTCGTCGGCACCGACGCCGAGGTCCTCTACCAGAGCGAGTCCGTCCAGCGGGTCTTCGGGTATTCGCCGAAGCTGCTCACCGGCCGCCGCCTCACCAGCGTCATCGAGCCCGAGGCGGCCACCCGCCTCGCCGACGCCCTGCGCTCGGTCAGCGGCCGCCCGTACGCGACCACGGTGCTCGAGCTGACCGTGCGGCACCGCGACGGCCGGCTGCGCCAGGCCGAGATCACCATCACGAACCTGCTCGGCGACCCGAACGTCGGTGGCCTGGTCCTCAACACGCGGGACATCAGCGAGCGCAAGGAGCTCCAGGAGCAGCTGGTGCACGAGGCGTACCACGACGCCCTCACCCAGCTCGCCAACCGTGCGCTCTTCCGCGAGCGGGTCTCCGACGCCCTCGACACCCGCGGCGACGCCGACGACGTGACCGTGCTCTTCCTCGACCTCGACGGCTTCAAGGAGGTCAACGACAGCCTCGGCCACCTGGCCGGCGACCAGCTCCTGGTGCAGGTCGCGGACCGGCTGCGCGCCTGCGTCCGCGAGGGTGACGTCGTGGCCCGCTTCGGCGGCGACGAGTTCGCCGTGCTGATCTCCTCGCCGCGGGACGCCGGTGAGGCCGAACTGGTCGCACAGCGCATCGTCGACGGGCTGCACGAGCCGTTCCGCATCGACACCCGCGACCTGCACGTGCGGGGCAGCATCGGCCTCGCCTCGTTCGCCGCTCTGGCCGAGGGTGACGACGCCGACGACGCCGAGCAGCTCATGCGCAACGCCGACCTGGCCATGTACAAGGCCAAGGCAGCCGGTGGCAGCAGCTTCGCCAGTTACGACCCGCAGATGCTGGCCGGCCTGGTCGAGCGGCTCGAGCTCGAGGCCGACCTGCGCCTGGCCCTGGACCGCGGCGAGCTGAAGCTGCACTACCAGCCGACCATCGACATGAACGACAGCCGCGTCATCGGCTTCGAGGCGCTGGTCCGCTGGCAGCACCCGACCCGCGGCCTGATCAACCCGCTCGACTTCATCCCGATCGCCGAGGCCACCGGCCTGATCGTCCCGCTGGGCCGCTGGGTCCTCACCGAGGCGTGCCGTCAGGCCGTCGAGTGGGCCGAACGCGACAACAGCCGCCCGATCAAGATGGCCGTCAACGTGTCGGTGCGACAGTTCGACCGGAGCGACCTGCCGACCGTCGTCCGCGAGGTGCTGACCGAGACCGGCATGCCGGCCGACCAGCTCTGCCTCGAGATGACCGAGAGCGTCCTGATGACCGACACCGAGGAGAACCTCGCCCAGCTGGTCCGCCTCAAGGCGCTCGGGGTCACCCTCGCGATCGACGACTTCGGTACGGGCTACTCGTCGCTGGCGTACCTGCGCCGCTTCCCCGTCGACACGCTCAAGATCGACCGCTCCTTCGTGGAGCGTCTCGGCGAGCAGAGCGACGACGCCGCGCTGGCCAGCACGATCGTCCAGCTGGGGCAGAGCCTCGGCATGTCGACCGTCGCCGAGGGCATCGAGGAGTACGGCCAGCTCGCCGCGCTGCGCGACATGGGCTGCACCTTCGCCCAGGGCTTCTACTTCTCCCGCCCCGTACCCGCCGGCGAGGCCGGCCGGCTGCTGCTGCAGGGCGCCGAAGCGTCCTCGGCCGCCTGATCCCCCCGTCCACCCCCTCAGCACAGTGCAGGAGTTCTGCATGACCGCCGCCCTCACCGGCACCCGTTCACAGCTTCCGGACCAGTGGCCCGCAGCGCTGTCCCCGGACTGCCTCGAGGTCATCGACATGCCGACGCCGTACCTGGTCACCGATCTGGACACGGTGGTACGCCGGCTCGAGGCGTTCACCGCCGCCCTGCCCGGGGTGCTGCCGTTCTACGCGATGAAGTGCAACCCGGCGCCCGAGATCCTGGCGACGATGCGCGATCACGGTGCCGGCTTCGAGATCGCCTCGCTCGGTGAGCTGCAGATGCTGCAGCGCCAAGGCGTCGACCCGGCCGGTGTGCTCTACAGCAACCCGGTCAAGCCGCCGGCGCACATCGCGGCCGCGCACGCCGCCGGTCTGTGGCGGTTCAGCTTCGACTCGCCCAACGAGCTGCGCAAGCTGGCCGAGCACGCGCCCGGCAGCGCGGTCTACCTGCGGCTGCGGGTCGACGACAGCGCCAGCTCGTTCCCGCTCTCGCGCAAGTTCGGCGCCGAGGTGCACGAGGCCCGCGACCTGCTCGTCCTGGCGCGCCGGCTGGGCCTGCGCCCGTACGGTGTGACGTTCCACGTGGGCTCGCAGTGCGGCAACGCGGCGGCCTGGCGGGAGGCCATCGGCGCGGTCGGTCAGATCATGGCGGACCTCCTCGACGAGGGCATCCGGCTGGACCTGCTCGACCTGGGCGGCGGCTTCCCCGCCCGCTACACCGAGGACGTGCCGACCATCGGCGAGATCGGCGAGATGGTGCTGCCCGCACTGGACGAGCTGCTGCCGTACCGTCCGGGTCTGCTCGTCGCCGAGCCCGGCCGTCACCTGGTCGCCGAGGCCTCGGTCATGGCGGTGAGCGTGATCGGCCGCGAGGTCCGCGGGACCGAGAACTGGCTCTTCGTCGACGTCGGCGCCTACAACGGCATGATGGAGACCATCCAGCTGCCGACCGGCTGGGACTTCCCGATGTGGACGTCGGTGGCCGGTCACGGCGAGATCGCGGAGCTCCCGTTCACGATCACCGGACCGAGCTGCGACAGCTCCGACACCATGTTCTACGGCGCGCTGCTGCCCGCGGGCATCGACGTCGGCGACATCATCTACATCGGCTCCACGGGTGCCTACACGCTGAGCTACGCGTCGGCGTTCAACGGCTTCCCGCCCCCGACCCCGCTCTTCGTCGGCGGCCCCGCCACGCTCCCCCGGCAGACGACGGGTGAGCCGGCCCGGGCCGGTATCCCCGGTGAGCGCTGAGCAGACGCGGCGCAGGCAACCCCACGGCGGCGGCGGACACCGCCACGCCGGACCGGTCGGCCTGCGCCGCGCCGGCCGTCTCCGTGAGCTGCTGGTCTCCGGTGTCGCCGACTCGTTCGGCATGGCACTCGGCTGGACGATCCTCGTCCTGCTCGCGGTCTCCCGGGGTGGTCTCGCCGAGGCCGCCCTCTACAACGCCGCGATGCTCATCGGTGTTGTCCTCTCCGCGCCGGTCACCGGCTGGCTGGCCCGGCGCCTGCCCGGCCGCCACCTGCTGCGCGGCGCGGCCGGCATCGAGATCGTGCTGCGTGTCGCCGCCCTCGCCGGCCTGATCGCGGGCCTGCCGTCGTGGCTGATCGCCTTCCTCATCGTCGCCATGCACGTGGCGGCCTGGGTCGGCTTCGCGGCGATGCGCGCCGAGGTCGCAGCGGTCGACGC
Protein-coding regions in this window:
- a CDS encoding GH92 family glycosyl hydrolase, whose translation is MTRRFLVAVLLAASALYASPAQARAAEDDPVDLVHPFVGTQNFGNTFPGASAPFGMVQVSPDTGGQGGYDYQQSSIYGFSQTHLSGVGCGVAGELPMLPTTGAVTTSDPNAYRSPYSHDEEDAEPGYYRVGLSKYQTKAELTATPRTGWQRYTFPETGAANVLFNTGKANQSVFDSEIHVVDDRTVEGRVHAGNFCAGKDDHTVYFTASFDRPFSTTGTWRGSTLTPGGKDASGTGGNGAWVTFDATQDRDVVVKVALSYTGPEGARKNLTAETADSYDFDATRAKLRATWAGELDRIKIDGGAADRRSAFYTALYHSLLHPNLAGDVDGRYVGFDREVHTAQGYTPYQNFSLWDTYRPQNQLLEMLAPDVARNVALSVVAIGRDGGWLPRWALANSETNIMTGDPVTPFLVEAWSKGLLSGYEEEAYALLRKNATAQPPADSPYNGRTGQDYYADRGYIPSGLELGKDCVDKGGDNDCDHPASATLEYAAADASLALMAEGLGKEADAKLFAGRGQWYRNLWDSSIQQFRPRTVDGTWLTPYDPIAAGEQFHEGGAHQYQWLVPQDPAGLVQLMGGRKATEKRLDDFFVYDKLLTDPAGTARTDWIASPYDYYAKSTYNPNNEPDLLAPYMYHWAGDPAKTATVVRAAMTLFTTGPDGMTGNDDLGTMSAWYVFSSLGLYPTMSGANFLAVSSPQFPRATVKVGTKRLVIDAPGASDANRYIQRVRLNGVPVAKSWLDWSAVARGGTLSHTLGTSPSGWGTSLLAQPPSVNNKAPADNRTHVDASVRPASAALAAGSATAQKAAFEVDVVGQAPLAIAPRVTAQAPAGWKVTVAPRVPTLLLTRHLPVGTTAKVTVEAPAGTPAGTYQVDVSVSATGTETVKRTVTITVREPVTCASTAGTACLVDLGTERTTDGTATVAATTEGNFDGGGWSYDADLLPAAGPVTWGDVPYQAPDPTGTAKNFVQSRGQSLLLPPGNHPAVNLVATTHNGPVTAALTIGYTDGTSAAATVTVADWCGTASAGTTAVLSMSHRIKAGQGVDGPPVSLFGLDLPVTQGKQIRSITLPNDPRLYLYAVTLS
- a CDS encoding EAL domain-containing protein, producing MAASKQSPAPPGATERRTSSAVRRWARICIAVAVVVATFGVVLSTGAGGAVVSKTISNLGLCLAAVSAAVACLFRAALFRGRMRAGWALVGLGVLSWGVGQMAAVWLDTFTGSVPLPSQADIGYLGMILLASAGLLVLPVAAQALANRARSVLDGLMVAASLVLMAWIFVIEPLIEAGGDSALALYVSLAYPLGDVVMVTIVVYMLALQRRRGRNFAHLALVGAGIAAFSISDIGYAYLSLIGAYHSGGVTDIGWFAGFSLILLAATKPVDTGATAPSAEVADTEGGQPFGVLLPYVAVLAALLTSVVWFARTGQSSAFVAYTRSALILLIVGRQLLTLLENRNLTRNLETRVADRTAELYASEQRFHALVQHSSDVVTVVGTDAEVLYQSESVQRVFGYSPKLLTGRRLTSVIEPEAATRLADALRSVSGRPYATTVLELTVRHRDGRLRQAEITITNLLGDPNVGGLVLNTRDISERKELQEQLVHEAYHDALTQLANRALFRERVSDALDTRGDADDVTVLFLDLDGFKEVNDSLGHLAGDQLLVQVADRLRACVREGDVVARFGGDEFAVLISSPRDAGEAELVAQRIVDGLHEPFRIDTRDLHVRGSIGLASFAALAEGDDADDAEQLMRNADLAMYKAKAAGGSSFASYDPQMLAGLVERLELEADLRLALDRGELKLHYQPTIDMNDSRVIGFEALVRWQHPTRGLINPLDFIPIAEATGLIVPLGRWVLTEACRQAVEWAERDNSRPIKMAVNVSVRQFDRSDLPTVVREVLTETGMPADQLCLEMTESVLMTDTEENLAQLVRLKALGVTLAIDDFGTGYSSLAYLRRFPVDTLKIDRSFVERLGEQSDDAALASTIVQLGQSLGMSTVAEGIEEYGQLAALRDMGCTFAQGFYFSRPVPAGEAGRLLLQGAEASSAA
- a CDS encoding type III PLP-dependent enzyme — translated: MTAALTGTRSQLPDQWPAALSPDCLEVIDMPTPYLVTDLDTVVRRLEAFTAALPGVLPFYAMKCNPAPEILATMRDHGAGFEIASLGELQMLQRQGVDPAGVLYSNPVKPPAHIAAAHAAGLWRFSFDSPNELRKLAEHAPGSAVYLRLRVDDSASSFPLSRKFGAEVHEARDLLVLARRLGLRPYGVTFHVGSQCGNAAAWREAIGAVGQIMADLLDEGIRLDLLDLGGGFPARYTEDVPTIGEIGEMVLPALDELLPYRPGLLVAEPGRHLVAEASVMAVSVIGREVRGTENWLFVDVGAYNGMMETIQLPTGWDFPMWTSVAGHGEIAELPFTITGPSCDSSDTMFYGALLPAGIDVGDIIYIGSTGAYTLSYASAFNGFPPPTPLFVGGPATLPRQTTGEPARAGIPGER